From a single Hevea brasiliensis isolate MT/VB/25A 57/8 unplaced genomic scaffold, ASM3005281v1 Scaf1, whole genome shotgun sequence genomic region:
- the LOC110633975 gene encoding translocon-associated protein subunit alpha-like: MVGRREVPPPWTSSAQHHQTRRQEREKREKRAFRFLASEHIRSSGFMAFSNATVPASTQATFPHIFAVSKYLQPGSCDLVGTIYHEIDQHPCQSTFYNDTIEVVESGGFLSIESVFLVTLGIALLGLLGLWIHGQIQNLSKKTKRAPKVEVGTRDASMDEWLQGTAYTQSLSSKSKKKK; encoded by the exons ATGGTCGGCCGGCGAGAAGTCCCCCCACCTTGGACGTCATCGGCGCAGCACCACCAGACGCggaggcaagagagggagaagagagagaaacgcGCAT ttagatttttagcatctgAGCATATAAGATCATCTGGATTtatg GCCTTCAGCAATGCAACTGTTCCTGCCTCAACACAGGCAACTTTCCCTCACATTTTTGCTGTCAGCAAGTACTTGCAG CCTGGAAGCTGTGACCTCGTGGGCACCATTTACCATGAGATTGATCAGCATCCATGCCAGAGCACCTTCTACAATGATACCATCGAAGTTGTCGAGTCTGGTGGCTTCCTCAGCATTGAGTCAGTTTTTCTGGTTACGCTTGGAATTGCACTTCTTGGGCTCCTTGGCCTTTGGATTCATGGTCAAATACAGAACCTTTCTAAG AAAACAAAGAGGGCTCCAAAGGTGGAAGTTGGAACTAGGGATGCCTCAATGGATGAATGGCTTCAG GGAACTGCATACACTCAGTCATTATCCAGCAAATCAAAGAAAAAGAAGTAG